AACTGGTCTCAGGGAGGGATATGGAAtgctttggaactttgggctcaAAGGGGTCTGCAGTGCTCAAAGAAGAGCTTCATGGGCCATTCTGGTGGGGATTGGGTAGACTAGGAGGCCAAGAGAAATCCAGAAGGCAGAGGCCCAGCTTGGGGAATTTCAGAGGGGGAGTAAGGCTCCTATGGGAACCGTGCTGGGGGCCATTGGTGTGACCTTCTGGCAAAAACCCTAGCTGCCCTTGGCTTGTGCCCTGAGAATATGAGTGAGGCAGAAGTCAAATGTAATAGTCTCCTTAGGTTGTTGGGAGAAGCTTACAGACAGGATGGCATTCTGACTGTGTCCTGCTTACTGCTCAGTGTTCTCACACGGGtcctacagagacagagagcagcaaGTGGAGCAGAAGGGTGTGGAAAATGTGCAGATTGTCAGGGAGAGAAGAGTCCAAACTTACAGACCAAACACAGCTGTCCTCTTTAAAGGATGCGGCCCCAATACAGAGGAGGAAGCCTCGTGGTCTGCACTGGCACAGTAGGGGTGGCACCCGGAGGTCAAGGCCATGCCCACTGAAGGGCTGCTGCCTATAAAAGTGCAAATGTATGGGAAAGTAGAGGCACTGAGGGTTCTCAAAGAGACCATGCCAGAAATCCATGCGCTCTGTCTAAACCACCAAGGTAGACGGAGACCACTAAGGCTTTGGTCTTGAGGGACCATAGGATATCTCAGGCTGATATggcaacctcctcctcctcctcctcctcctcctcctcctcctcctcctccccccctccccctcctcctccccctcctcctcctcctcctcctcctcctcctccccccctccccctcctccccttactgctgccactgctgctgctgctgctggtgatggtTTTGCAAGCAAGCACATTGCAAGGCTTGGGGATAATAGAGCTTTGGGTCAAGGGTCAGTGAAGCCACTGGGACTAAGTAGCAAAGGGTGGCAGGCAGCAGGATCATATTCCCTGAGAGGAGGCCCCAGGCTGCTGTTGGAATGCTGTTGGGGCAAAGGCTTGTTCACAGTACAGAGCCCAGGAGGTGGGGGCATGCCAAGGACATGCCAAGGCCATCTGCTGAGACAAGCTATCAGCCCAGAGTGGAGCCATCCCAAGAGAGTTGCTACATGTGCCCCAGATGGCAGAGCTGGAGGCACGGGGCTAAGCGAGAACTCTGGAGCCAAGAGTTCCCAGGGTTCCCAGAGAATGAATGGGCATGAAGTGGCAGCAGGGTTTGTTGTGTCCCCCGCTGGGCTTTAGTCTTGCTTTGGTCTGATCTTCCTTTGCTCTTTCCCCAGGCGTGCCATCTTGTGTTGGAAGGATGTAACCTGTCTTTGATTTCACAGGGGCTCACACAGTTAAGATCtggccttgagtctcagaagagatctgGACTCCTGAACACCATTGGAACTGTTAAAGGACCATGAGTGCCTTTGAAACTGGAATGGCATTGCTTGCACTATGAGGTGGCCATGagactatggggggggggggcgggcagGAGCAGAACTCCATGGTCAGagcatgtttgaatgcttgcttCTCGGCCTGCATCGCTCTTCTGGAAGGTGGCAGCTCTTTCAGAGGTGGAACGttgctggggaaactgagtcacgTGGGGCCCGATCTTGTGCTTCCATGGCCCAGGCCAGCTTCTTATCCACTCTGTGCTTCATATCTGGGGTGCAGAGTGACCAACCACCTCACAGCACTGTCACCATGCCTTCCCTCTTGCAATGGACTGTATCTCCTAGAACCGCAGacacaaataaacctttcctgCTAAAAAGTGtttgtggattttgtttttttgtttttttgctttttgttttttgcctagTATCTGATCTCAGCAGAGGGAGAATTAAATGACTACCACAGCCAAAGCCTCCCCCTGTTCCCcttcttaactctctgagctgagGCTGAGGGCTCTCTTCCAGGTGAGCTTGCACTCCTGCCTGTTGGCTGGGGTAGGCAAGGCCCCAGGGCACCAGTTTCCACCTTTGGGTCCTGACCCCTGCATGTACATAAGCCCTAGAGGGCAGGACCGAATGTCCCTTTCACAGAGGCCACTTAACACCATCTggaaacacagatacttacattaggATTCACAACGGTAGCAAAACTACAGCCATGAAGTAGCAACGAGGGCAATTGGCTGGGCTCACCACAACAAGTGTTCAAGGGtctcagccttaggaaggttgggaaccgcTGCCTCAGCGAATAGGGGAAGGCAGCAGGGGCTCCATTGAGGCGGCTTAAACTTTCAAATGCTAGCTATCATTTCAGCAATTGCTCCTCAAACCGTTTGCCACTGCCTAGATGAAAATAAGCCAGGCTTATCACTACTGACTTAAAGATGAGCCACTGGTAGGGGCCTCAGGTGACACAATGATGGAGAGCAAACAGATGAGGGTAAATACTACCAGCTGTGCCTCCCTGACCCGAAGTTGACAACTGCTAAAAGGTAAGTTCACGGTGATAAACGCAGTGAGCTATCTCCTATCTCAAACAAGCATCCTGTCCTTTTGGGCCTCACGGGACAGCCTTTAGCTGACTACAGAAGTTGACCTGGCGTGGCGATAACAGGGAGGTTAATTATTGCTTCTTTGCTTGGCCTAAGGAAGTGGAGCGGTTTTTGTGCTCGAGGCTCAGGTCAGTGTAAGTACAATGAGGATTTCATGTCCCACGTGAATAAATGCCCCAGCCCCAGTGGATAAAGACTTGAGGTGCCTGGTTCCTTCTTGTCCTCTGGTGCATTTCTCTTGACACAACAAggttttcctttctccttgggCTTTAGTAAATGAAATATCCCTTATCCTTTCCTGTGGTCTCTGCCTCATTCTTTGAGAAGGAGAGATGGGGGAACACAGGAAGTGGTATAAGGTTATCAACACCCAAAGCTTGCTCTCTTTTCCTACCTACCTCCATAGCCACGTCTCAGTAACTCTCCCCTGCTTGTCTGCCTACCAACATTTGGGCTCCCAGGACCTGGCTGTTTTGGGGATATGGGCTTTCCCTGTCCTTCCCTTTGCTGACCATAACCATCCCAAGCATCTTCCCATTCTAGTACTGcaattttgggtttgttttgcttttgtacaTTAATcatgaataaaaaaaaccccaaagttcTGTAAATTAAGAGATATGCAAGGTTAAATGGTAGTAAAGGTTCTGTTGTATAAAATGATTTAATATGCTAAAATAGAGTTTTGTTTAACAAATAAGGAATTCTTTCTGAATGGGTACACAAGGAGAACCTGCACAGAAATCTGATACAGGAGAACTTGAGAATCACAACAAGGTCATTGAGCAAAGTTGCCTAAAGTTCCCTAAGGTCAGCATTGCCCCCACCTTCTCAAAGAATGAGGCAGAGACCATAGGAAAGGATAAGGGATATTTCATTTACTAAAGcccaaggagaaaggaaaaccTTGTTGTGTCAAGAGGAATGCACCAGAGGACAAGAAGGAACCAGGCACCTCAAGTCTTTATCCACTGGGGCTGGGGCATTTATTCACGTGGGACATGAAATCCTCATTGTACTTACACTGACCTGAGCCTCGAGCACAAAAACCGCTCCACTTCCTTAGGCCAAGCAAAGAAGCAATAATTAACCTCCCTGTTATCGCCACGCCAGGTCAACTTCTGTAGTCAGCTAAAGGCTGTCCCGTGAGGCCCAAAAGGACAGGATGCTTGTTTGAGATAGGAGATAGCTCACTGCGTTTATCACCGTGAACTTACCTTTTAGCAGTTGTCAACTTCGGGTCAGGGAGGCACAGCTGGTAGTATTTACCCTCATCTGTTTGCTCTCCATCATTGTGTCACCTGAGGCCCCTACCAGTGGCTCATCTTTAAGTCAGTAGTGATAAGCCTGGCTTATTTTCATCTAGGCAGTGGCAAACGGTTTGAGGAGCAATTGCTGAAATGATAGCTAGCATTTGAAAGTTTAAGCCGCCTCAATGGAGCCCCTGCTGCCTTCCCCTATTCGCTGAGGCAgcggttcccaaccttcctaaggctgagaCCCTTGAACACTTGTTGTGGTGAGCCCAGCCAATTGCCCTCGTTGCTACTTCATGGCTGTAGTTTTGCTACCGTTGTGAATcctaatgtaagtatctgtgtttccAGATGGTGTTAAGTGGCCTCTGTGAAAGGGACATTCGGTCCTGCCCTCTAGGGCTTATGTACATGCAGGGGTCAGGACCCAAAGGTGGAAACTGGTGCCCTGGGGCCTTGCCTACCCCAGCCAACAGGCAGGAGTGCAAGCTCACCTGGAAGAGAGCCCTCAGCctcagctcagagagttaagaagGGGAACAGGGGGAGGCTTTGGCTGTGGTAGTCATTTAATTCTCCCTCTGCTGAGATCAGATActaggcaaaaaacaaaaagcaaaaaaacaaaaaaacaaaatccacaaaCACTTTTTAGcaggaaaggtttatttgtgtCTGCGGTTCTAGGAGATACAGTCCATTGCAAGAGGGAAGGCATGGTGACAGTGCTGTGAGGTGGTTGGTCACTCTGCACCCCAGATATGAAGCACAGAGTGGATAAGAAGCTGGCCTGGGCCATGGAAGCACAAGATCGGGCCCCAcgtgactcagtttccccagcaaCGTTCCACCTCTGAAAGAGCTGCCACCTTCCAGAAGAGCGATGCAGGCCGAGaagcaagcattcaaacatgctCTGACCATGGAGTTCTGCTCctgcccgcccccccccccatagtctCATGGCCACCTCATAGTGCAAGCAATGCCATTCCAGTTTCAAAGGCACTCATGGTCCTTTAACAGTTCCAATGGTGTTCAGGAGTCcagatctcttctgagactcaaggccaGATCTTAACTGTGTGAGCCCCTGTGAAATCAAAGACAGGTTACATCCTTCCAACACAAGATGGCACGCCTGGGGAAAGAGCAAAGGAAGATCAGACCAAAGCAAGACTAAAGCCCAGCGGGGGACACAACAAACCCTGCTGCCACTTCATGCCCATTCATTCTCTGGGAACCCTGGGAACTCTTGGCTCCAGAGTTCTCGCTTAGCCCCGTGCCTCCAGCTCTGCCATCTGGGGCACATGTAGCAACTCTCTTGGGATGGCTCCACTCTGGGCTGATAGCTTGTCTCAGCAGATGGCCTTGGCATGTCCTTGGCATGCCCCCACCTCCTGGGCTCTGTACTGTGAACAAGCCTTTGCCCCAACAGCATTCCAACAGCAGCCTGGGGCCTCCTCTCAGGGAATATGATCCTGCTGCCTGCCACCCTTTGCTACTTAGTCCCAGTGGCTTCACTGACCCTTGACCCAAAGCTCTATTATCCCCAAGCCTTGCAATGTGCTTGCTTGCAAAaccatcaccagcagcagcagcagcagtggcagcagtaaggggaggagggggagggggggaggaggaggaggaggaggaggaggaggagggggaggagggggagggggggaggaggaggaggaggaggaggaggaggaggaggaggaggttgccATATCAGCCTGAGATATCCTATGGTCCCTCAAGACCAAAGCCTTAGTGGTCTCCGTCTACCTTGGTGGTTTAGACAGAGCGCATGGATTTCTGGCATGGTCTCTTTGAGAACCCTCAGTGCCTCTACTTTCCCATACATTTGCACTTTTATAGGCAGCAGCCCTTCAGTGGGCATGGCCTTGACCTCCGGGTGCCACCCCTACTGTGCCAGTGCAGACCACGAGGCTTCCTCCTCTGTATTGGGGCCGCATCCTTTAAAGAGGACAGCTGTGTTTGGTCTGTAAGTTTGGACTCTTCTCTCCCTGACAATCTGCACATTTTCCACACCCTTCTGCTCCACttgctgctctctgtctctgtaggaCCCGTGTGAGAACACTGAGCAGTAAGCAGGACACAGTCAGAATGCCATCCTGTCTGTAAGCTTCTCCCAACAACCTAAGGAGACTATTACATTTGACTTCTGCCTCACTCATATTCTCAGGGCACAAGCCAAGGGCAGCTAGGGTTTTTGCCAGAAGGTCACACCAATGGCCCCCAGCACGGTTCCCATAGGAGCCTTACTCCCCCTCTGAAATTCCCCAAGCTGGGCCTCTGCCTTCTGGATTTCTCTTGGCCTCCTAGTCTACCCAATCCCCACCAGAATGGCCCATGAAGCTCTTCTTTGAGCACTGCAGACCCCTTtgagcccaaagttccaaagcaTTCCATATCCCTCCCTGAGACCAGTTCCAAAGCCCTCCATGCTGCATGGCCAGGATTATCATAGGAATGGCCCCTGTCTAATCTCTTCCTACCTTGGTTACTTGTCTGCTTGCTTAAGAACAAATACCCAGGCTTAAAGGAGGAATGGGAAAGGGTACGGTAAGTCTCACCTTGGTGGAGAAGGTGTGGTAGTCAGAGCAGGAGCCTGAAAAGGGGCAAGAGGCTGTCTGTCGGCATCGCACGTGTGGTCAGGAAGCAGCAGAGCAAGAACAGGAAGTGGTGCTGGGCTAAAGAAAAGAGCCTCAAGGCCAGTCCCCCAGCAACTCACCCCTCCAGTAGGACTCTCCCTCCTCAAGGTTCCAAAGCCAATCAAAAGAGTCCCACCAGCTGGTGACCACCAGTTCAGAGACACCGGTCTCTGGAGGCCACTTTACCTTCAAACTATACTAGAAATTTGGGTGCTGGCAGGCCTCCAAGGCAGGAAAGTGGCATTTCTAATGTCCGGAGCACCTGCTGTAGACAAATGTCTGGATCCCCACAGGGAAGTGCCCTGCCTTTGCAGGGGAAAAGGAGGCTGCTAGGGCCCTCTCCCAGCAGGCAGGGGGCCTTAGTCAGTCCTTTGAAAATCAAGTAAGtagctcatctctctctctctaaagcaaTAGCACACATCTCTGTTCTGTTAAGGTcagtccagtctctctctctctctctctctctctctctctctctctctctctctctctctctctctctctcttctgttcttttttttttttccggagctggggactgaacccagggtcttgcccgtgctaggcaagcgctctaccactgagctaaatccccaaccctagtccAGTCTCTTTTAAAGTTACCTTTTCTCAAGAGGGGGCAGGGGAGATGTGTGATGGGGAGGAGCCCAGCCGGGTCCTCTAGATAGTCATCCTGGAGAAGGAGACTCGCATGTGGTGGTTCTGGCCTAGGAGGTGACCATGCAGGTCTACAAGAGCCTGGATGGCCTCCTCTGTGGAGCCCATCCGGatcagtgccatcttgtggttcTTGGGGAAGAACCTAAAGGCCTTGACAGCATACCCGTTGCTGGAGAAGAGGTTCTTGAGCTCTTCCTCAGACACCAAGGAGGGTAGGTTGGAGAGGTGCAGGGTGGCTGAGGGCGGAAAGATGTTCTGGAAGTTCTTGGATCCGGGCTTCTTAAAGCGGTGCAGCGGGGAGTTGGCATAGTCCTTGGTGAGGCCCTGGTCCTCCTTGCCCTCCCGGGGCAGCTTCACACTCTGGTGCTTGGACAGCAGGATGCAGAGAGCCTTCCCATACAGCTTGTGCCCATTCAGGTGCCTCAAGGCCAGCTCAGCCTGACTCCCATCTGCCATCTGCACTAGCGCGTTCTCCTTCCTGTTGAACAAGATCTTCACTCGGTGCACATCGCCATAGGCACCAAAGAGAATGAAGAGGCTTCGGGGTGTGACTTTCTCTTGGTTGAGGTTGGCAACCAGGAGGACAGGGCTCCCCACACCCGGGGAGCCTGAGGTGACCATTGAGCCCTCTGCTCCAggtactgctgctgctgctatttctGCTGCTCCTACTGCCGCTGCtgctgttgatgatgatgatgatgatgatgccatTGCCACTTCCTGTATGGCTTGGGGGTGCAGGGTCTTAAAAACTTCTGGGTTGGCCAAGCCTGCAGCTTGAGGAATTGCAAAGGTGTGGGGTAACGCAATGCTTGCATAGGGAGAGGCTGAGCTCATGGCAGGTGCAGGGAGAGCTGAGGCCATGTTCTGGACCTGGACCGGAGAGGGCTGACTGTCATCTGAGGGCAGGTCTGGGCGCATGTAGTCGCGGCTCTTGTCGTTGTTGTACTTGACCATGAGGTTGGTGAGCCCGGAGAAGGAAATGCGCAGTGTACAGCAGGCGTCGTAGATGTTCTGCCCATCCAAGAACA
The window above is part of the Rattus norvegicus strain BN/NHsdMcwi chromosome X, GRCr8, whole genome shotgun sequence genome. Proteins encoded here:
- the Smptb gene encoding polypyrimidine tract-binding protein; translated protein: MSRNSPPAAEGNGSKRFKGDSWGTRDPSRLVHILRLPSCVTEGEILCLALPFGEVSNLLFLRAKNQAFVEMSTEESANTMINYYTWMPPVLRGQPVHIQFAHYRELKVSSSPSQEISLSQAGDSREATASSLVAVPGQAAASGQTAVPSQLGAQPCLPPEDSYQAGTVALAPPASAVDTELVVAWQSPVLRILVENYFYRVTLEVLHQIFSRFGTVLKIITCTKNNRFQALLQYAHVMSAERAKLFLDGQNIYDACCTLRISFSGLTNLMVKYNNDKSRDYMRPDLPSDDSQPSPVQVQNMASALPAPAMSSASPYASIALPHTFAIPQAAGLANPEVFKTLHPQAIQEVAMASSSSSSSTAAAAVGAAEIAAAAVPGAEGSMVTSGSPGVGSPVLLVANLNQEKVTPRSLFILFGAYGDVHRVKILFNRKENALVQMADGSQAELALRHLNGHKLYGKALCILLSKHQSVKLPREGKEDQGLTKDYANSPLHRFKKPGSKNFQNIFPPSATLHLSNLPSLVSEEELKNLFSSNGYAVKAFRFFPKNHKMALIRMGSTEEAIQALVDLHGHLLGQNHHMRVSFSRMTI